The following is a genomic window from Candidatus Acidiferrales bacterium.
ATCAGGAGATGCCCCTGCGCGACAAAGGAGCTGAAGTGTCCGGCCGGATTTGAGAGCCGCCTCTGCAACTATTTCTTCGAATGTCTCCCTGAAAATATGATGCGAGCATGATGCGGTAAGAAGAATTCCTCCGCGCCTTAACGTGTTGAATATGCTCTCGTGCAATTGCCTGTAACCGCGCTTCGCGGATGGGATACTCTTTCTATTTTTTGTGAAGTTTGGCGGATCGCAAATCACAACATCGAATCTCTCATCTTTCACTCGTGTTAGATATTCATTCACATCTGCAGCTACTACTTTTACCTGATCTAATTTGTTCAAGCGCGCGTTCACCGACAGATTATTTATCGCGGGTTCGGATGAGTCAACGGCAATTACCTCGCTTGCGCAGGCATGTGCCATGTTGAGTGCGAATCCGCCCTCATTTGAGAAAAGGTCCAGGACCCTTGAATGGTTCGCGAATCTTCTCGAGAAGATTCTGTTAGCTCCTTGATCGAAGTAGAATCCGGTCTTTTGACCTCGCAATGGATTTACTCTGAAGATCACACCCTCTTCGTCATAATCGGCAGTCATCTCTTCACCGAGTATGATGGATTTCGACTGCGTGAGACCTTCGAGCTCTCGCGTCTGGCTTTCATTTCTTTCATAAATCGCAGCAGGTGAAAATAATTCTTTGATGGCTTCGTAAATGAAATGCTTTCGTTTTTCCATCCCGATGGAAAAAATCTGAACGCTGAAAAGGTTGTTAAATCTGTCTATGATCAGGCCGGGGAGGAAATCACTTTCGCCGTAGGTCAATCTGTAGAACGGAGAGTCGAAATATCTTTCCCTCAGAGACAATGCGGATTTAAGTCTGTCCATGAAGAAATCCTTTTCGGGTTCGACGAACTCTTTTGAGACCATTCGAACTGCGATCAGAGTCTTCGGATTATAGTAGCCGAAACCGATTGAGGAATTCTTTGAATTCCTCACTTCCACCATATCACCGCCGCCGGGGTTTCCCTCGATTTTTGAAATCTCGTTGCTGAAAACCCAGAGGTGTCCCGAAAGAATGCGGATATCTTCCTTAGGCTTAAGCCGTATGATCGGATGGCTCATTTCAGTTTGGCGAGCGAAGAAGCAATCCTGTCCATGGCTTCGATGAGTTCGCGGTCTGAATAAGCATAGGAGATTCTGATGTGATCGTCTGAGCCGAACGCGCCGCCCGGTACGAGTGCTACCTGTGCTTCTGCGAGAAAGTAATGAGCAGCGTCCATCGAGTTCTTCAAGACATTGCCATTATGTTTTTTCCCGAACAAGTTTCTTATCGAGGGAAAGAAATAAAACGCGCCTGCCGGTTTCGTGGTAGTAAGCTCTTCAATCTTTGATAATTTCTCTAACATCAGGTCGCGCCGTTTCTGAAAAGAGAGCCGCATCTTTTCGATATCGTCCTTTGTGCCGCGAAGCGCCTCCAGCGCGGCGGCCTGCGATATTGATGAAGGATTTGAAGTCATCTGGCTTTGAATTTTTGCCGCCCTCTTTATGATCTCTTCATTTGCAGCCATGAAGCCTATTCGCCAGCCCGTCATGGAGTATGCCTTCGAGACTCCGCTCGCAGTTATTACCTTGTCCCGGATCTCCGGTATCGAGCCTATTGAAAAATGTTTATGATTGTCGAAAACGATTTTTTCGTAAATCTCGTCAGAAATAATGAAGAAACCGTATTGGTCGGCGAGTGCAGCTATTCCGCGAAGTACATCTTCATTCAAAATACTTCCGGTGGGATTCGACGGCGAGTTTATTATTATTGCTTTCGTCTTTTTTGTCACGAGCGGTCTGATATCCTCTGCCGTAAAG
Proteins encoded in this region:
- a CDS encoding class I SAM-dependent rRNA methyltransferase, with the translated sequence MSHPIIRLKPKEDIRILSGHLWVFSNEISKIEGNPGGGDMVEVRNSKNSSIGFGYYNPKTLIAVRMVSKEFVEPEKDFFMDRLKSALSLRERYFDSPFYRLTYGESDFLPGLIIDRFNNLFSVQIFSIGMEKRKHFIYEAIKELFSPAAIYERNESQTRELEGLTQSKSIILGEEMTADYDEEGVIFRVNPLRGQKTGFYFDQGANRIFSRRFANHSRVLDLFSNEGGFALNMAHACASEVIAVDSSEPAINNLSVNARLNKLDQVKVVAADVNEYLTRVKDERFDVVICDPPNFTKNRKSIPSAKRGYRQLHESIFNTLRRGGILLTASCSHHIFRETFEEIVAEAALKSGRTLQLLCRAGASPDHPILPSMPETEYLKFNAYRVL
- a CDS encoding pyridoxal phosphate-dependent aminotransferase, producing the protein MISTSKKVDRIEESQTIAMTSLARKLRSEGKNVISLSAGEPDFPTPENVKLAAIKAIQNNFTKYTQNEGTPELREAVAEKFRSENGLDVTAANILVSNGGKHSIYNALQSICNPGDEVIVPAPYWVSFPEMVKLVDAEPVILQTKQERGFTFTAEDIRPLVTKKTKAIIINSPSNPTGSILNEDVLRGIAALADQYGFFIISDEIYEKIVFDNHKHFSIGSIPEIRDKVITASGVSKAYSMTGWRIGFMAANEEIIKRAAKIQSQMTSNPSSISQAAALEALRGTKDDIEKMRLSFQKRRDLMLEKLSKIEELTTTKPAGAFYFFPSIRNLFGKKHNGNVLKNSMDAAHYFLAEAQVALVPGGAFGSDDHIRISYAYSDRELIEAMDRIASSLAKLK